The Amycolatopsis umgeniensis DNA segment AACGCATCAGCGCAGTCGAGCGGGCTCCGCGGGCGGGGTCACCGCCGCGTGAAGTGAACCCGAGATTACTCGCCGGTACGGCCGGACCGCCAAGGGTCGGGCATCCTGGTGCTGTGTCGTCTCCAGTTTCCCGTGCCGCCCGGGACCGTCCGCCGCTGACCCACGTGCCGCTGTCACGCAGGTCATTGCCGTCGCTGGACCCCGCGCCGCCACCTTGGCCCGGTGAAACAATAGGTGTCGGCGGGGTGAAATTACACATCCGCCGGACACCGGGCGGCCCCGGGACGGCGGTGTACGTCCACGGGCTCGGCGGCTCGTCCACGAACTGGACCGACCTCGCCACGCTCCTGGCGCCCCAAGCGAGCGGCACCTCGGTCGATTTGCCGGGTTTCGGCTATTCGGAACCGCCTGACGGCTTCAGCTTCAGCCTCGACGCGCACGCCGAGATCGTCGCGAGCCATATCGAGAGCCTCGAAGCCGGCCCAGTGCACCTGCTCGGCAACTCGATGGGCGGCGCTGTCGCGCTGCTCGTCGCGGCCCGCCGTCCGGAGTTGGTGAAGACGCTGACGCTGATCTCGCCCGCGATGCCGGATCTTCGTCCCAGCATGAAGCGGCTGTCCGATCCGCGGATGGCGTTCGCGTACCTGCCGCTGGTCGGCCCGCGGGTGCGCCGTCAGCTGGCCGCGCTCGGCCCGCGGGAACGCGCCATGCAGGTCATCAAGCTGTGCTTCGCCGATCCAGGCCGCTTCGCCGAAAGCAGGCTGGACGAACTCGAGGAGGAGCACAGCGCCCGTGCCGCTTTCGCCTGGGCCGCCCCGGCGCTGGCCCGCAGCACGTTCGGCATCTTCCGGACGTGGTCCGCGCGCGGACCCGCGTCGCTGTGGGCCGTCGCGCCGACGGTCGCCACGCCGACACTCGTCGTCTGGGGTCAGCACGACCGGGTGATCTCCGTCCGGCGCGCGGAACGCACCGCTCGGCTGATTCCGCACGCCCGGTTGCTCGTTCTCCCTCGAACCGGCCATGTGGCGCAGATGGAACGCCCGAATGTCGTAGCGAAGGCCGTTTTGGGGATGTGGGAATCGGTCGAATCGGGCGCCTGGTAGTCCATTCGGGTGGGCGGGACACGCCGCACCATGCGCCGGTCGCTCACAACATCACAGTTCGGTTATGGCACCCTGGTGCCCGTGGATCGGGTTAAGCAAGGCGCGCAGGGCGAAGGTCGGCGGTCTCAGTACTCCGCACCCGCCCGCCGTTCGCCACGCGCCCAGCCCCGGACCTCGGACGTTCCGCGCACCGGCCAGTACCGGCCGTCGCCGCCGCCGTCGCAGCGGCTCGACGAAGATCGCTACCGCCCGGGCGGCCGCCGGACCAGCGCCCAGCCGCTCAGCGCGTCCTGGAAGCCGCACGAGCCCGGCGCCAAGACGGGCAAGCGCAAGAGCAAGGGCGGCATCGGCCACTTCGCCAAGACCTACGGCTGGCGCGTGTACGCGCTGCCGATCCTCGTGGTGATCACCGCGCTGGTCGTGTTCAACACCGCCACCGGCCCGGCCGAGCCGATCGCCTCCGACGGGACGAGCCTCGCTTCGGCCGACGGTTCGGGTGGTGACGGCGGCGAGACCGGTGCCGGTGTCGACGGGGGTGGCGACGTCCTCCCGGAGAACCCGGCCAAACCGGTCGACCTCAAGATCCCGACCGCCGACCTGCCCAAGGGCGAGCCTTTCACCGAGTCCGGCAAGGGCACCTATCACGCCGTGCCGGGCAAGGGCGAAAAGGTGGGCACGGGGCAGCTGTACACCTACACGGTCGAGGTCGAGGACGGCATCGATCCGGCCAGCTACGGCGGTGACGACAGCTTCGCCACGATGGTGGAGGGCACCCTGTCCAATCCCAAGAGCTGGACGTGGGACGGCAAGAAGGCGCTCCAGCGCGTGGACGCGAGTTTCCCGAACCCGAGCTTCCGGGTGAGCCTCACCACACCGAACACGACGCATCGCGCGGACGTCTGCATGTTCCAGATCACCTACGAGACGTCGTGCTACCGCTCGAGCTTCGACAAGCGCGTGGTGATCAACCTCGCCCGCTGGGTGCGGGGGGCGATGGCCTTCGAGAGCGACATGGTCGGGTATCGCCAGTACGCCATCAACCACGAGGTCGGGCACGCCCTGGGCGGAAAGCACGTGGGCTGCAAGGTGAACGGCGGGATCGCGCCGGTCATGATGCAGCAGACGTTCGGCGTCTCCAACGACTTCGTGGCGCAGCTGAACAATCTCCCCGGCGGTGACCGCGGCCGGGTGCCCGCGGACGGCCTCGTCTGCAAGCCGGGTTCCTGGCCGAATCAGACACCTTAGTCTCGCTGTCCCATCTGCTGGAATTTCCCAGGATATGAAACAGGGGAAGTCGTTTCCGCCTGTCGGTGTTGTAGATACTGGGATGCGACCCGCGATCCACGCGAGATGGAGGACCCGATGTCAGGCACGCTGCCGCCGCTCGTCGAGCCGGCCGCCGAGCTCACCAAGGAAGAGGTGGCCCGGTACAGCCGTCACCTGATCATCCCGGACGTCGGGGTGACCGGGCAGAAGCGGTTGAAGAACGCCAAGGTGCTGGTCATCGGCGCCGGTGGCCTCGGTAGCCCCGCGCTGCTGTACCTCGCCGCGGCCGGGGTCGGCACGCTCGGCATCGTCGACTTCGACGAGGTCGACGAATCGAATCTGCACCGCCAGGTCATCCACGGCCAGTCCGATATCGGCAAGCTCAAGGCCGCGTCGGCGCAGGAGTCGATCGCCGAGATCAACCCCTTCGTGAAGGTGCACCTGCACACCGACAGGCTCGAGTCGTCGAACGCGCTGGAGCTGTTCGAGCAGTACGACCTGATCCTCGACGGCACCGACAACTTCGCCACGCGATACCTGGTCAACGACGCCGCCGTGCTCACCGGCAAGCCCTACGTGTGGGGCTCGATCTACCGGTTCGAGGG contains these protein-coding regions:
- a CDS encoding alpha/beta fold hydrolase, which codes for MKLHIRRTPGGPGTAVYVHGLGGSSTNWTDLATLLAPQASGTSVDLPGFGYSEPPDGFSFSLDAHAEIVASHIESLEAGPVHLLGNSMGGAVALLVAARRPELVKTLTLISPAMPDLRPSMKRLSDPRMAFAYLPLVGPRVRRQLAALGPRERAMQVIKLCFADPGRFAESRLDELEEEHSARAAFAWAAPALARSTFGIFRTWSARGPASLWAVAPTVATPTLVVWGQHDRVISVRRAERTARLIPHARLLVLPRTGHVAQMERPNVVAKAVLGMWESVESGAW
- a CDS encoding DUF3152 domain-containing protein; this translates as MDRVKQGAQGEGRRSQYSAPARRSPRAQPRTSDVPRTGQYRPSPPPSQRLDEDRYRPGGRRTSAQPLSASWKPHEPGAKTGKRKSKGGIGHFAKTYGWRVYALPILVVITALVVFNTATGPAEPIASDGTSLASADGSGGDGGETGAGVDGGGDVLPENPAKPVDLKIPTADLPKGEPFTESGKGTYHAVPGKGEKVGTGQLYTYTVEVEDGIDPASYGGDDSFATMVEGTLSNPKSWTWDGKKALQRVDASFPNPSFRVSLTTPNTTHRADVCMFQITYETSCYRSSFDKRVVINLARWVRGAMAFESDMVGYRQYAINHEVGHALGGKHVGCKVNGGIAPVMMQQTFGVSNDFVAQLNNLPGGDRGRVPADGLVCKPGSWPNQTP